The window atcctatgtaataaaaaaaaacatgtttgtctcatagatgctgaccccctgaggagatttgcaggacAGTGACTTGGGTTGTCACTCCATTCCTTTATTAAGCACTATGGGCAGGATGTTTTGGCTAGAGTCTGATTGGACTTTGATAAAAACATCATCCGGGTATGCCTTGTCTTCCGATAGACCTGCTTCAGTATATCCCGATTATGCAGAACAGTGGAGCTGATGTAAATGGAGAAGTTATCTTTTTAATTATCTTTTCTTTAGTTGGTGATACTGTTCTGCAATTCCCATCTTTGGAAGATCTTGGTCCAGGGTTGTGGGTGTGCACTTATATTCCCTTTTTTAACTGAAAAGACTAATTGTTTTTCTGATTGTCAGAAATGCGGGGTTCCTGTAATATTGCTTTATCCTGGTATATGCAAGGGTAGCGCGTGGCACTCTGGCATTTTGCATGCTTGATTTATCATTGCAGCTGCAGTGGTTGATGGGGCATAGATGCATTACATTGGGACCTTCTGCAGTTTGGGCAGACTCGTACTGTATTTTCCAAGGAGCACCCCAACTTATACCTGGTAGCATTCAGTTTTCTTTACCTACTGCTGACAGGAAGGGATAACAACCCAATTGTGCAGAACAGTGTCACTGGCTATAGAACAGACATTTTATCATGTAATATATTCCTCTTTTTTTAccctttataattttttttctaatatcCATATCCCTACCTCACAGTAATACACATTTTCACATTTAAAACACTGTTTTATAAATATGaaagggcttttataaaattacctgagGCTTAAAAGCATGTGTGGTGTAATTACAGTCATGTGCCTTATAACGTCATTCCAGACAACGCCCATTTGCGTTAACGTCCATGGCCCATaaaaatccactctccccacttCCCATTGTTCTCTCCTCACCTCAAGTAAGTCCATCTGGCAGCCACTCTCAGCCCTGCAGCAACAGCTCACCTCCCTCTTTCTCGAAGAACCAGTGTAGCCCTTCCTCTGGGCCTACCTTAGACTCTGGCagcggggtgggtcggggcaagagcaatccttttatgctcctgcccatgcagtctTGCTAAAAAACTGACTGCCGTTAGTTCCTGTTAACACTTGTGGGGTTGCTacgagaactcatggcagccatatTTTCAGCGAGACAGGGGCGtaagaagattgctcctgccctgacccACCTCACTGGTTTTCCAGAGTCTAAGGTAGGCCCTGGGGGAGGCCTACACTGGTTCTCTGagagagaggggggtgggggtggtgattGTACAGATGACTGGGACAGGACTATACTAAAGTAGTCATTAGGCCTAGCTGTGCTAAATACGTGTTCACACGACATCCAAATCACATATCATCCACTTTCACAGGACGTTATGTGGCGCTTACCGGTAGATGTCGACTTATGCTTAAAGTCACTTATGTTTAGGGGAGGAGTTTTAGGTGGTGCATGAGTGCAGTTGTGATTTAAATATTTAGACCTGCTCCTCAGCAGGTGTCATTTCTGGAGCTTCATTTTGGGTGCTACATGTGCAGGGTTTGTgctagtgtgttttttttttttttaattctttattcatttttaaacgtgcaataagtgcatcaatataatataacaaatagatcataaatatatAGTGTTTATAAAGAGACAGGAGTGTATAGGTATGTTTAGTAAAGTATGGTGAGGTTTTGCACTTACTGCACCGTAATTGCAAAAGTTAAGTGCAAAGTCTGTGCAGCAAATGCAGGGGATGTGCACAGTATCTGGCCCGCATTTATTGCATGGCACTGTTACATcctgggggaggaagggaggagcgGCCCAAGCCAGCTGCACTGTCGGACTGATCTCTGCCCATTCAGATGTTAAGCAGCTAGCATAAAATGTATACTGCTCTTAATGCATGTTAAGCATTACTGCAGATCCCTAGTGTTTGATGGCGGTAACACACGCACCAGCTGCTTAGTCTTCACACATAGGTGACCACATGTATTCACGTTATAGTGTGCAAATGGTATTGtaaatttttgttttaatttaccGACTTTTCAGATCATGAGGATGCACTACAGTACAATCTGCTTTTAGTCTGAGTTAACATTTTTGGTCTTTgaccatttttcttttgtttaacgAGCAGGATGGTTACAAATGCCATAGGAAAAGGAACCTCATCCATTTAAGGAGAAGCTTGTAGAACTATGAGAACACACTGGAGAGGAATCCTATGCGTACTGCCAGCCTTGTTGTTAGTACATGGCTTTGAGGAAGAGCGAGCTCCAGCTCAGTGGATGCTGCTTCATGTCGTCCAAGGTCAGATTGGAGCGGGGAACTACAGCTATTTAAGGCTAAATCATGAagggaaaataatactcaaaatGCAGAGTTTAAGAGGCGATGCAGATTTGTATGTGTCTGATACAACCCTTCATCCCAGTTTTGATGAGTATGAATTACAATCAGCAACCTGTGGCCAGGATGTTATTGTTGTGCCGGCTCATTTCCAGCGTCCAGTAGGAATAGGAGTCTATGGTCATCCCTCGCACCTGGAGAGCGAGTATGAAATGAAAGTATATTATGACAGAACGATTGTATTGGATCCATTTCTTGAATCATCATATGACCCAGAGAAGATGGAGACAAGTCAAAAGAAGCAGCATT is drawn from Geotrypetes seraphini chromosome 3, aGeoSer1.1, whole genome shotgun sequence and contains these coding sequences:
- the C3H6orf120 gene encoding UPF0669 protein C6orf120 homolog, producing MRTHWRGILCVLPALLLVHGFEEERAPAQWMLLHVVQGQIGAGNYSYLRLNHEGKIILKMQSLRGDADLYVSDTTLHPSFDEYELQSATCGQDVIVVPAHFQRPVGIGVYGHPSHLESEYEMKVYYDRTIVLDPFLESSYDPEKMETSQKKQHLPQDTTQEEESIFWTILVGILKLVLEILF